A genomic segment from Actinomadura hallensis encodes:
- the paaI gene encoding hydroxyphenylacetyl-CoA thioesterase PaaI encodes MTDAAEVARRCAETMYAKDNVAQDLAMEIAEIAPGRARLRMTVADSMVNGFGIAHGGYVFLLADSAFAYACNTHDAVTVAASADVVFVAPARAGDVLEASAVERTRYGRSGIYDVTVRRVADGAIIAEFRGGSRSRDQRVLEDPAP; translated from the coding sequence GTGACCGACGCGGCCGAGGTGGCGCGGCGATGCGCCGAGACGATGTACGCCAAGGACAACGTGGCGCAGGACCTCGCCATGGAGATCGCGGAGATCGCTCCCGGGCGGGCGCGGCTCCGGATGACCGTCGCCGATTCCATGGTGAACGGGTTCGGCATCGCCCACGGCGGCTACGTGTTCCTGCTGGCGGACTCGGCGTTCGCCTACGCGTGCAACACCCATGACGCCGTCACGGTCGCGGCGTCCGCCGACGTCGTCTTCGTCGCACCGGCCCGCGCAGGGGACGTCCTGGAGGCGTCAGCGGTGGAACGCACCCGCTACGGGCGCAGCGGAATCTACGACGTGACGGTCCGGAGGGTCGCGGACGGCGCGATCATCGCCGAGTTCCGCGGCGGCAGCCGCAGCCGCGACCAGCGCGTCCTCGAAGACCCGGCGCCATGA
- a CDS encoding phosphotransferase enzyme family protein, translated as MPTSHSADTRRADTPSADTPSTDTRSAGAPGIGTRRTEDDGAPPARLLRRWDIGAPESVQPLGGGPGRRYWRVAATGGTYFLKEYAEPDRRRVRFQHAVTTALDEAGLPVLAPVPARGGRTLVVAAGRGYVLYPWVGGRGRGGLELTFGQCEALGELLGRLHAALDGLTPPVQQSLLVPTPRAADAAAAVDAMLREVPGDGGTDFDALTARRLRERRELLAEFAGHQPPEIEVTTVGHLHGAFDSAHLRYGGSGNVTAVLGWDALTTGPVAGEVVRAAARLFAWEDDRGLDLDRVQAFVRGHRAAFPLDAGQIQSAVHREWWERLCDVAPLRHRYLGEDGTGDRGSAAMVSWWSAHLDSTLDAFAAPYTAAYADTAGDSPAFG; from the coding sequence GTGCCGACGTCACACAGTGCCGACACCCGCAGGGCCGACACTCCCAGTGCCGACACCCCCAGTACCGACACCCGCAGTGCGGGCGCTCCAGGCATTGGCACCCGGAGGACGGAGGACGACGGCGCACCGCCCGCGCGGCTGCTGAGGCGCTGGGACATCGGCGCTCCCGAGAGCGTGCAGCCGCTGGGCGGGGGGCCCGGCCGCCGCTACTGGCGCGTCGCCGCGACGGGCGGAACGTACTTCCTGAAGGAGTACGCCGAGCCCGACCGGCGGCGCGTGCGGTTCCAGCACGCCGTGACCACCGCGCTCGACGAGGCCGGCCTCCCCGTGCTCGCCCCCGTCCCCGCGCGCGGCGGCAGGACACTGGTCGTCGCCGCGGGCCGCGGCTACGTCCTGTACCCGTGGGTCGGCGGGCGCGGCCGCGGCGGGCTGGAGCTGACGTTCGGCCAGTGCGAGGCACTCGGCGAGCTGCTCGGGCGGCTGCACGCGGCGCTCGACGGGCTGACGCCGCCCGTCCAGCAGAGCCTGCTGGTGCCGACGCCGCGCGCGGCCGACGCGGCGGCCGCGGTGGACGCGATGCTGCGGGAGGTCCCCGGCGACGGCGGGACCGACTTCGACGCGCTGACCGCCCGCCGGCTCCGGGAGCGGCGGGAGCTGCTGGCCGAGTTCGCCGGGCACCAGCCGCCGGAGATCGAGGTGACGACGGTCGGGCACCTGCACGGCGCGTTCGACTCCGCGCACCTGCGGTACGGCGGGTCGGGCAACGTCACCGCCGTCCTCGGCTGGGACGCGCTGACCACCGGCCCCGTCGCCGGGGAGGTGGTGCGGGCGGCGGCGCGGCTGTTCGCGTGGGAGGACGACCGGGGCCTCGACCTCGACCGCGTCCAGGCGTTCGTGCGCGGGCACCGCGCGGCGTTCCCCCTCGACGCCGGGCAGATCCAGTCGGCGGTGCACCGCGAATGGTGGGAGCGGCTCTGCGACGTCGCGCCGCTGCGCCACCGGTACCTGGGCGAGGACGGGACGGGCGACCGCGGGTCCGCAGCCATGGTGTCCTGGTGGTCGGCCCACCTGGACAGCACCCTGGACGCGTTCGCCGCGCCCTACACGGCCGCGTACGCCGACACCGC
- a CDS encoding nitroreductase family deazaflavin-dependent oxidoreductase, translated as MLFGEEHVRRYQETDGEVGHEWEGTVTLLLTTVGRRSGKERTTPLIYQPEGDAYVVVASKGGADDHPAWYKNLQANPEVKVQVKGDKFTARARTATPEEKPSLWRKMTSVWPQYDEYQQKTSRDIPVVVLERV; from the coding sequence ATGCTGTTCGGCGAGGAGCACGTCAGGCGTTACCAGGAGACCGACGGTGAGGTGGGCCACGAGTGGGAGGGGACCGTCACCCTGCTGCTCACCACGGTCGGCCGCCGCAGCGGGAAGGAGCGCACCACCCCGCTCATCTACCAGCCCGAAGGCGACGCGTACGTCGTCGTCGCGTCGAAGGGCGGCGCGGACGACCATCCGGCGTGGTACAAGAACCTGCAGGCCAACCCCGAGGTGAAGGTCCAGGTGAAGGGCGACAAGTTCACCGCGCGGGCTCGCACGGCGACGCCCGAGGAGAAGCCCTCGCTGTGGCGGAAGATGACCTCCGTCTGGCCCCAGTACGACGAGTACCAGCAGAAGACGAGCCGGGACATCCCGGTCGTGGTTCTCGAACGCGTCTGA